The genomic interval AGCGGCGACACGACTTGCAAACCATTCACGCCAACGGCACTCACTTGCTGCACATCGTCAATGACATCTTGGACCTGTCCAAGATCGAAGCCAAGTGCATCGACGTTGAGCAACTGCCATGCTCCCCGGCAAAGATCGTCGGTGAAGTCGTCGAGTCGATGTCGGCCAAAGCATCGGAAAAACAAATCGAGTTGCGACTGGCTTTCGACTCAAACATTCCCGAAACCATCTCCTCCGACCCGACACGTCTGCGACAAATCCTGATCAACTTGATCGGAAACGCAATCAAGTTCACCCATCGCGGCAGCGTCCTGGTCTCCGTCAGCGGCTCATCGACGACGATCAAAGTCGTGATCCAAGACACCGGCATCGGGATGACTCCGTCGCAGATGGAACGAGTGTTTGACCCGTTCACTCAAGCCGACACCTCGACCACACGTCGATACGGCGGAACAGGCCTTGGACTGTCGATCAGTAAACAACTTGCCACCTCCCTCGGCGGCGACTTGACGGTCTCCAGTCAGATGGGCGTGGGCAGCTCGTTCACATTGACCGTCGCGACGAACACCAACAAATCGGTTCGAATGCTGAGCAAGGACTCGGCAGCCGAAGTCGCCGGTGGGGAATCGGACGCTGCGTGGGTTCGAGTCGATTTGACCGGCATCCACGTCTTGGTGGTTGACGATGCGCCGACCAACCGCGATCTGATCACGCGTCTGCTGTCCGTCGCGGGTGCCAAAGTCCAATCGACCGAGGATGGCCAACAGGCGATCGAGGTCCTGAAAGAAAGGGACAGCCGCATCGATGTCATCTTGATGGACATGCAGATGCCCGTGTTGGACGGGTATACCGCAACACGATGCTTGCGAGACTCCGGATTGAATACACCCATCATCGCAATGACGGCCAACACCATGCTCGGCGACGACGCTAAATGCAAAGCCGCCGGTTGCAGCGACTACCTGTCCAAACCACTCGACCTGGACCTGCTGACACGTCGAGTCCGCGATTGGGCCAAGGGCAGACACTGCATCCCCATCAACCCCGTGCCTCACGAATCCACTGACGAGTCGTCGCTCGCCGACGAAACTCTCCCCTCGAATTGGTTGCGGAAATATGCCGTCGATTTCGCCAGCAAAGTCCTGGCCGAGTTGCCCCAATTGCAGCAGATGTGTCGCACCGGGGATTTTTCGGCTGTCGCCAAACGGGCTCACTGGATGAAGGGGTCCGGTGGAACCGTGGGACTGAAAAACATCACCGTCCTGGCAAAGGCTTGCGAGGAATCCGCCAAACGCTCCAGTGAAACAGACACTCTCGACGCACTCGATCGAATCGACCAGTACATCGACAAATTGCTCAATGAGCACACGGTGAACATGCATTGTGGTTAAACTGGTCGACTCCCACCGACCGACCCACACTCTGATGTACCGAGCTTCCCGATGTATCGGCAAATCGTTGCTTGCTTTGTTGGATTCCCCTTGCTGCTGAGCGTGTTGCTATTAAGTGTGCCATCCCCAAAGATCGCACAAGCCCAATCTGCTGTAGATCAAGCCTCTGCCTCCCAAGCTTCTGCGTCCCAAGCTTCTGCTGCTCAGCGTCCCAACATTCTCCTCGCCATCGCAGACGACTGGTCCTACGGCCACGCCACCGCCTACGGATGTCAATGGGTTCAGACGCCAAGCTTTGATTCGATCGCCCGCGAAGGCTTGCTGTTCCAAAACGCATTCACGCCCAACGCCAAGTGCGCCCCCTCGCGGGCAACGATTTTGACCGGCCGCTATTCCTGGCAACTGGAACAAGCCGGCAACCACATGTGCGTCTTTCCACCCAAGTTCGGCGGCTATGTGGAACGTCTGACAGCCGATGGTTATTTCGCCGGCTACACGGGCAAAGGCTGGGGGCCAGGCATCGCCAACGACGTCGATGGCAAAGCTCGCCAGATCACCGGCAAACAATACTCCAAGCTCAAGTCCAAACCGCCGACGAAACAAATCTCCGGCATCGACTACGCAGCCAACTTTGCCGAGTTCCTCGGCGATGTGCCCAAGGATACGCCCTGGGTGTTTTGGTACGGCGCCACGGAACCCCACCGCGGCTACGAGTATGGCAGTGGCGTTCGAGCGGGTAAAACGCTTGACTCGATCGAACGGGTACCGGGCTACTGGCCTGACAACGAAACCGTCCGCAACGACATGCTGGACTATGCCGTGGAAGTCGAACATTATGACAACCACCTCGGACGCATTCTCAATCACTTGCGTGAATCCGGACAACTCAACAACACGCTGATCGTCGCCACGTCGGACCACGGGATGCCATTTCCTCG from Stieleria varia carries:
- a CDS encoding sulfatase family protein, translated to MYRQIVACFVGFPLLLSVLLLSVPSPKIAQAQSAVDQASASQASASQASAAQRPNILLAIADDWSYGHATAYGCQWVQTPSFDSIAREGLLFQNAFTPNAKCAPSRATILTGRYSWQLEQAGNHMCVFPPKFGGYVERLTADGYFAGYTGKGWGPGIANDVDGKARQITGKQYSKLKSKPPTKQISGIDYAANFAEFLGDVPKDTPWVFWYGATEPHRGYEYGSGVRAGKTLDSIERVPGYWPDNETVRNDMLDYAVEVEHYDNHLGRILNHLRESGQLNNTLIVATSDHGMPFPRAKGQAYEHSNHVPLAIRWSAGIQDPGHEVDAVVNFTDLAPTFLQAAGINNAGPIMQPISGKSLFDLFENQDDAAASRDHVLVGKERHDIGRPESGGYPIRGIRKGGLLYLRNFQPDRWPAGNPETGYLNCDGGATKTEILNMRRNGQAQTFWRLCFGQRPAEELYDIENDPDCTNNLIGSAQHAEAVAKLKQQMTTELSQQGDPRMFGKGDVFDRYPYSSSATDNFYERYMAGEKVNAGWVNKSDFETEPVKP